A genomic window from Purpureocillium takamizusanense chromosome 2, complete sequence includes:
- a CDS encoding uncharacterized protein (TransMembrane:4 (o6-28i66-84o90-107i128-144o)~COG:I~EggNog:ENOG503NZSU) — protein MRDISSHVLVAYSLAICAVAFLLACIHFRSELKHFRNLVRVPVLKYLVYRPAFGQRILIDWSRADVLALLAYLGVTIFCVYFKSSDLAAAGLRAASLSLIHMVLLFASPSLDAVSNALGLRWRPVRRLHATVAVMASLLLVFHVI, from the coding sequence ATGCGTGACATCAGCTCCCACGTCCTTGTGGCATACTCGCTCGCAATTTGCGCCGTAgccttcctcctcgcctgcATTCATTTTCGCTCCGAATTGAAGCATTTTAGGAACCTTGTTCGGGTTCCTGTTCTAAAATATCTCGTCTACCGCCCGGCTTTTGGACAACGGATCCTCATAGATTGGAGTCGCGCGGACGTATTGGCCTTGCTTGCCTATCTCGGCGTAACAATTTTCTGCGTGTACTTCAAGAGTAGCGATCTTGCCGCAGCAGGGCTGCGCGCAGCTAGTCTCTCGCTGATACATATGGTGCTTCTGTTCGCGTCACCAAGCCTAGATGCCGTGTCAAATGCACTGGGGCTGAGGTGGCGGCCCGTGCGTCGTCTGCATGCCACAGTGGCTGTCATGGCCTCACTGCTACTGGTGTTTCACGTCATTTGA
- a CDS encoding uncharacterized protein (COG:I~EggNog:ENOG503NZSU), producing MVASGFGIAAQLPYLKRLLHGYNSRRIRTRRIHLVWKLKSPDLPLAIERLLNNALDDDTLDDGYILQISVYVEHVKRDDKISPRANVIKGLPHWGTILRDEVAGKYIKRVQEEAKVREDMIVTVSASLEVRTDLRSVVRGYIAEKVELVELDYQPCQ from the exons ATGGTCGCGAGCGGCTTCGGTATTGCCGCACAGCTGCCGTACTTGAAGCGGCTCTTACATGGCTATAATAGCCGTAGAATTCGGACACGCAGGATACACTTGGTGTGGAAGCTGAAATCACCCG ACTTACCGCTTGCTATTGAACGACTGCTCAAcaacgccctcgacgatgacaCCTTGGATGACGGTTAT ATCCTTCAAATATCCGTCTATGTTGAGCACGTGAAGCGAGATGATAAGATTAGTCCTCGCGCCAATGTCATCAAGGGTCTGCCTCATTGGGGTACTATTCTACGCGATGAGGTGGCAGGCAAGTATATTAAGCGGGTTCAAGAAGAAGCCAAGGTTCGTGAGGACATGATCGTCACTG TTTCGGCGTCGTTGGAAGTCAGGACCGACCTGCGAAGCGTCGTGCGAGGGTATATAGCAGAGAAGGTGGAGTTGGTGGAGTTGGATTACCAGCCATGTCAATAG